The region GGCCGCACCGATGAGAAAATCATCCCTGCGTGGCGTGAACGTGTCGATCAGAAGGCCTGGTGTCAGCGCCACTACGCCATGAACAAGGTTCGGCGCAACGATGAAACTGCTCCCCGGCCCAAGGCGAGTGGTGACGCCGTCGACCGTGACATCAAAGGTTCCTTCGGCGACATAACTCACCTGCGTATGCGGATGGGAGTGGAGGGCGCCGACAGCATCCTTTTCGAAACTGAAGGCGACCAGCATCATCTCCGGCCGTTCGCTCAACACGGCGCGACGGTTGCCGGGGGCGACCTCTGTCCAGACGGTATTTTCAGGCAGGGTGTAATATTGCATTTCGGTCCTTTCAGCGGGCAAGCCAGCCGCCGTCCACCGGCAAGATGGTGCCATGCACATAGTCGGATGCGGATGCCGCGAGGAAGACCGCGGCTCCGACCATATCGTCAGCCCGCGCCCAGCGTCCGGCAGGGATGCGCTTTAATATGTCGGCACTCCGCTCCGCATCCGCCCTGAGCGCCGTAGTGTTGTTCGTCTCCACATAACCGGGCGCGATGGCGTTGACGTTGATGCCTTTGGCGGCCCACTCATTTGCCATCAGCTTCGTTAGCCCGGCAAGACCGCTTTTGGCAGCGGTGTAAGACGGCACGCGAATTCCGCCCTGGAACGACAAAAGCGACGCGATGTTGATGATTTTTGCGGGCCTGCCTGCCGAAATCGCCGCCTTTGCAAAAGCCTGGCAGAGAAAGAATGTAGCCTTCAGGTTGGTGTCGAGCACCGCATCCCAATCCTCCTCGGTAAAGTCCAGGGCGTCGGCACGGCGGATAATGCCGGCATTGTTGACCAGGATATCCGGCGTGGCGCCCGACGCCAAAGCCTCCCCGATCACGTCTCCCGCCTTGCCGGCCAAGGAGAGGTCCACCGTAGTGGAGAGAAATCGCCGGCCGCCCGACACCACCTTCTCTTCCGTTTCCGTCATTGCCGATCGCCCGACGCCGACGATGTCGGCACCGGCGTCGGCCAAACCAATAGCAATGGCTTGACCGATACCGGTATTGGCGCCGGTGACGATTGCCCAGCGGCCGGTAAGATCAAAGAGGCTCATCGGAGCGATTCCATCGGCACCCGGTCCATATCCGTAAAACTCATGTTATCGCCGGCCATGGCCCAGATGAAGGCGTAACGCCCCGTGCCGGCACCGGAATGGATCGACCACCCCGGCGACAGCACGGCTTCATGGTTCTTAAGGACGACATGCCGCGTCTCGCCCGGTTCTCCCATGAAGTGAAAGACGCGCGTCGCCTCCTGCATGCCGAAATAGAGATAAACCTCCATACGCCGGTCATGCACATGCGCCGGCATGGTGTTCCATACAGAGCCCGGCTCGAACACAGTCAGCCCGACAAGCAGCTGGCAACTTTCGCAGACATCGGGATGCACATACTGGTTGATCGTGCGGGCATTGGATTCGTCCGCGGAACCCAGCTTTACCTTTTTCGCCATGTCACGCTTGATATGCACGGTCGGGCAGGTGCGATGGGCAGGAGCACTGAGGAGGTAGAAAAGCGCCGGCTCGACGGGATCGATGCTGGCAAAGCTCAGCGCCCCCTCGCCCATGCCGACATAGAGGGCCTCCTGGAAGCCAAGTTCATAGGCCTTCCCGGCCACACAGACAGTGCCGGCCCCGCCGATGTTGATGATCGCCGCCTCGCGACGATCCAGAAACCCATCTGTTCCTGTCTCTGGAACCCGCTCGACGTTCAAAGCTGCTGATGCCGGCACGATGCCACCGATGATCATGCGATCGAGATGGCTGTAGGTGAGATTGGCTTCACCGGGCCGGAACAGTTCTTCTATCACGAAACCATCCCGCAGACCCTGCGTGTCGCGCCTCGCGGTATCCTCCGGCCCAACGACCTGTCGTACTGATACGGAAATTGTCACGGCATATGCCTCTTGTTTCTAGGGAATGGGGTCAGGTGAGCACGACATATTCTGTCAGCTGATTGATCGTCGTATCGGCCTTCTGGACATCGAAGACCTTGGTGCCGTGGCTCATGATCACGAAGCGGTCGCACACCTGGTAGGCGTGATAGATATTGTGCGTCACCAGCACGCTGGAGACGTTCTCCGCCTTCAGCTTCAGCACCTGGTTCAGAAGCGCCTCCGTCTCGCGCACGGAGAGTGCCGATGTCGGTTCGTCGAGCAGGAGCACCCGTTTCTTGAAGTAGACGGCGCGGGCTATGGCGACGGCCTGTTTCTGGCCGCCGGAGAGATTGCCGACGAGCGTATCGGGAGAATCGATCCCGGAGATATGCACGGCATTCTGCAGCACCTCCATGGCGATCTCGCGCATCTCTGCCTGCCGCAAGAAGCCGAAGCGATCCGTCAGCTCGCGCCCCATGAAGATGTTGCGGGTGATCGAGAGACTGTCTACCAGCGCGGTGTGCTGGTAGATTGTTTCGATACCGGCATCGGCCGAGTCCGAGCGGCAGGTAAACATCGTCTTCCTGCCATCGACGGTGAGATAGCCTTCCGTCGGCCTGTGAATGCCGGAGATCAGGTTCACCGTCGTCGACTTGCCGGCGCCGTTGTCACCGAGCAGGCCCACCACCTCACCCTCGCCGATGTGGAAGCTGAGATTGCGGAGCGCCGTCAGCGCGCCGAAGCTTTTGGAGATATTGTGCAGTTCGAGAAGATTGGACATCACGCAAGGCCCCGCCGCTCGATGAGATGGTTGAAGATGGCGGCCAGCACGATCAGCGTCGCGATGAACATATCGAGGTAGAAACCGGGCGCGCGCAGCAACAACAACACGTCGGTGATGGTGTGGATCAAAAGCACACCGAGGAAGATGCCGATGATCGAGCCGCGGCCGCCGCGCAGTGAGAGACCGCCGATTACGCAGGCTGCGATGGCCTGTAGTTCGAGCCCCGCACCCTGACCGGGCTGCACGCTGCCAACACGCGCCGTGGCGAGAATACCGGCAATCGCCGCCATGCCGCCTGCAATCGCAAATGCAATCATCTTGACCCGGTCGGTGTTGATACCGATTGCCTCGGCTGCACCGCGATTGCCGCCTGTCGCGAAGACGTGATTGCCGAAGCGGTGGCGATGCAGGAGGAAATGGAAGCCGACGACGAACAGGATGATCCAGATGAAGGCGGCGTTCACGCCGAGCAGCGTGCCGGCAAAGAGGCTGGAGAAGACAGGCTCCGGATCGAACCTCACCTGTACGGCTCCGTTGTAGAGCAGCACCGCACCGCGCCAGAACAGCAACCCGCCCAGTGTCACGATGAAGGACGGCAGGCCGAAACGCAGGGTGATCTTGCCGTTCAGAAGCCCGATCAGCACCCCGGCAACAATGCCAACCGGCGCAGCAAGGAAGGCGCTCCAACCCGCCTCGACGAGGGTCGCCATCAGGATGGCGGTGAAGGTGTAGACGGAGCCGATGGAAAGATCGAACTCTCCGGCAATCATCAGCACGCCGGCGCCGAGCGCCAGGCAGCCGAGCACCGGCACGGCCTTCATGAGGATCGTCAGGT is a window of Sinorhizobium sp. BG8 DNA encoding:
- a CDS encoding cupin domain-containing protein, whose protein sequence is MQYYTLPENTVWTEVAPGNRRAVLSERPEMMLVAFSFEKDAVGALHSHPHTQVSYVAEGTFDVTVDGVTTRLGPGSSFIVAPNLVHGVVALTPGLLIDTFTPRRDDFLIGAAG
- the kduD gene encoding 2-dehydro-3-deoxy-D-gluconate 5-dehydrogenase KduD; amino-acid sequence: MSLFDLTGRWAIVTGANTGIGQAIAIGLADAGADIVGVGRSAMTETEEKVVSGGRRFLSTTVDLSLAGKAGDVIGEALASGATPDILVNNAGIIRRADALDFTEEDWDAVLDTNLKATFFLCQAFAKAAISAGRPAKIINIASLLSFQGGIRVPSYTAAKSGLAGLTKLMANEWAAKGINVNAIAPGYVETNNTTALRADAERSADILKRIPAGRWARADDMVGAAVFLAASASDYVHGTILPVDGGWLAR
- the kduI gene encoding 5-dehydro-4-deoxy-D-glucuronate isomerase, which encodes MTISVSVRQVVGPEDTARRDTQGLRDGFVIEELFRPGEANLTYSHLDRMIIGGIVPASAALNVERVPETGTDGFLDRREAAIINIGGAGTVCVAGKAYELGFQEALYVGMGEGALSFASIDPVEPALFYLLSAPAHRTCPTVHIKRDMAKKVKLGSADESNARTINQYVHPDVCESCQLLVGLTVFEPGSVWNTMPAHVHDRRMEVYLYFGMQEATRVFHFMGEPGETRHVVLKNHEAVLSPGWSIHSGAGTGRYAFIWAMAGDNMSFTDMDRVPMESLR
- a CDS encoding ATP-binding cassette domain-containing protein; the protein is MSNLLELHNISKSFGALTALRNLSFHIGEGEVVGLLGDNGAGKSTTVNLISGIHRPTEGYLTVDGRKTMFTCRSDSADAGIETIYQHTALVDSLSITRNIFMGRELTDRFGFLRQAEMREIAMEVLQNAVHISGIDSPDTLVGNLSGGQKQAVAIARAVYFKKRVLLLDEPTSALSVRETEALLNQVLKLKAENVSSVLVTHNIYHAYQVCDRFVIMSHGTKVFDVQKADTTINQLTEYVVLT
- a CDS encoding ABC transporter permease; translation: MTPILSESAAPRSRTQRQSLLKQIMGMPAGAIFLVFVTLQIVCIAGALLYPDDFRYLSPQNLTILMKAVPVLGCLALGAGVLMIAGEFDLSIGSVYTFTAILMATLVEAGWSAFLAAPVGIVAGVLIGLLNGKITLRFGLPSFIVTLGGLLFWRGAVLLYNGAVQVRFDPEPVFSSLFAGTLLGVNAAFIWIILFVVGFHFLLHRHRFGNHVFATGGNRGAAEAIGINTDRVKMIAFAIAGGMAAIAGILATARVGSVQPGQGAGLELQAIAACVIGGLSLRGGRGSIIGIFLGVLLIHTITDVLLLLRAPGFYLDMFIATLIVLAAIFNHLIERRGLA